A single region of the Streptomyces virginiae genome encodes:
- a CDS encoding LysR family transcriptional regulator gives MDLTLLRTFVAVHRAGSFTRAATLLGLSQPAVTSQIRTLERQLGRPLFHRRARGVTPTAVGDELAHKAAPHLDALLRITESERGAAGALRTLHVAGSPEFLCLRVLPALALLVGQGHTLRATPQTDAEAILHGLAAGHHDLVVTTAHPRGGLFTATALCDEEHVLVAAPYWAALVDMDRLREEGCAALDGIPLVEVHESLPLVTRYWTAVFDTLPDARSLAATVVVPDLRAVLECVRAGAGLAVLPRYLCQDALDSGRIVALAEPAVPPLRTWFLVVRTGSLALAHLARAHERLLDAAAHW, from the coding sequence ATGGACCTGACCCTGCTGCGCACCTTCGTCGCCGTCCACCGGGCCGGCTCGTTCACCCGGGCAGCCACCCTCCTCGGACTGTCGCAGCCCGCCGTGACCTCACAGATCCGCACCCTGGAAAGGCAGTTGGGGCGCCCGCTCTTCCATCGCCGGGCCCGTGGCGTGACCCCCACCGCCGTCGGCGACGAGCTGGCCCACAAAGCGGCCCCGCACCTGGACGCCCTGTTGCGGATCACCGAGTCCGAGCGCGGGGCCGCCGGTGCGTTACGCACCCTCCACGTCGCCGGGTCCCCCGAGTTCCTGTGTCTGCGCGTGCTGCCGGCCCTCGCCCTCCTGGTCGGCCAGGGGCACACCCTGCGCGCCACCCCGCAGACCGATGCCGAGGCGATCCTCCACGGGCTCGCCGCCGGCCATCACGACCTCGTCGTCACCACCGCCCACCCCCGGGGCGGGCTCTTCACCGCCACCGCGCTGTGCGACGAGGAGCACGTGCTGGTCGCCGCGCCGTACTGGGCGGCCCTCGTCGACATGGACCGTCTGCGCGAGGAGGGGTGCGCCGCCCTGGACGGCATCCCTCTCGTCGAGGTCCACGAGAGTCTGCCGCTCGTCACCCGCTACTGGACCGCCGTCTTCGACACCCTGCCCGATGCCAGGTCCCTGGCCGCCACCGTGGTGGTGCCGGACCTGCGCGCCGTGCTGGAATGCGTCCGGGCCGGCGCCGGGCTCGCCGTCCTGCCCCGCTACCTGTGCCAGGACGCCCTCGACAGCGGTCGGATCGTGGCGCTGGCGGAGCCCGCGGTGCCGCCGCTGCGTACCTGGTTCCTGGTCGTGCGGACCGGGAGCCTGGCCCTCGCCCACCTCGCCCGGGCGCACGAGCGGCTGCTGGACGCCGCCGCGCACTGGTGA
- a CDS encoding NUDIX domain-containing protein, whose protein sequence is MTERPVVKRTARAILLDGDDLILIKRTRPGVDPYWLTPGGGVESSDPTVVDALHREVHEELGAKITDVVPCFVDTVEHIADRGVTGVKVQHFFVCRLESMDPSLRHGPEIDEPEGEYEIVRVPFSRVGIAAVHLVPLSLRHYLDGNIEGVRAMHAPDLG, encoded by the coding sequence ATGACCGAACGTCCCGTGGTCAAACGCACCGCCCGCGCGATCCTGCTCGACGGTGACGACCTGATCCTCATCAAACGCACCAGGCCCGGCGTCGACCCGTACTGGCTCACCCCCGGCGGGGGAGTGGAGTCCTCGGACCCCACCGTCGTCGACGCGCTCCACCGGGAGGTCCACGAAGAACTCGGCGCGAAGATCACCGATGTGGTCCCCTGCTTCGTCGACACCGTCGAGCACATCGCCGACCGGGGGGTGACCGGCGTGAAGGTGCAGCACTTCTTCGTCTGCCGCCTCGAATCGATGGACCCGAGCCTCCGGCACGGCCCCGAGATCGACGAGCCCGAGGGTGAGTACGAGATCGTCCGCGTGCCCTTCAGCAGGGTGGGCATCGCCGCCGTCCACCTCGTCCCGCTGTCCCTGCGGCACTACCTCGACGGCAACATCGAGGGTGTCCGCGCCATGCACGCTCCCGACCTGGGCTGA
- a CDS encoding globin domain-containing protein: MLEARHRMDAPPTRSARRESARISGEGGAIEPSPDAVLIRRTLAEIAPVADKVTSYFYALVFTGHPEVRGMFPVAMDVQRDRLLKALLTAAEHIDNPAVLVPYLRRLGAGHRKYGTMAGHYPAVGEALVGALARYAHHSWGPEAQAAWVRAYTAISQIMIDAAAEEEVKAPAWWNAEVVSHDLRTPDIAVLTVRPDQPYAFLAGQYASLETPWWPRVWRHYSFASAPRADGLLSFHVKAVPAGWVSNALVRHARPGDVLRLGPPAGSMVVDHTTDNGMLCLGGGTGIAPIKALIEDVAEHGERRPVEVFFGARSNSDLYDKDTLLGLQRSHPWLSVRPVVGDGLAGQLPQAVGEHGPWSSYDAFISGPPAMIRNGVDELLRIGIPCERIRHDAVEELAGIAG, translated from the coding sequence ATGCTCGAAGCGAGGCACCGCATGGACGCTCCGCCCACCAGATCGGCCAGACGCGAATCGGCCCGGATATCCGGCGAGGGCGGTGCGATCGAGCCCTCACCGGATGCCGTACTCATCCGCCGGACCCTCGCGGAGATCGCCCCCGTCGCCGACAAGGTGACCTCGTACTTCTACGCTCTGGTCTTCACCGGGCACCCCGAGGTGCGCGGCATGTTCCCCGTCGCCATGGACGTGCAGCGGGACCGCCTGCTGAAGGCGCTGCTGACCGCGGCCGAGCACATCGACAATCCCGCCGTCCTCGTCCCCTACCTGCGCCGACTGGGCGCCGGGCACCGCAAGTACGGCACGATGGCCGGTCATTACCCGGCGGTCGGCGAGGCCCTCGTCGGGGCACTGGCCCGCTACGCGCACCACAGCTGGGGGCCCGAGGCGCAGGCCGCCTGGGTACGCGCGTACACCGCGATCTCCCAGATCATGATCGACGCGGCGGCGGAGGAGGAGGTGAAGGCCCCGGCGTGGTGGAACGCCGAGGTGGTCTCGCACGATCTGCGCACCCCGGACATCGCGGTGCTGACGGTCCGCCCCGACCAGCCCTACGCCTTCCTCGCCGGCCAGTACGCGAGCCTGGAGACCCCGTGGTGGCCGCGGGTGTGGCGGCACTACTCCTTCGCCTCGGCGCCGCGCGCCGACGGACTGCTGTCCTTCCACGTCAAGGCCGTCCCCGCGGGCTGGGTCTCCAACGCGCTGGTGCGGCATGCCCGACCGGGAGACGTCCTGCGCCTGGGACCGCCGGCCGGGTCGATGGTGGTGGACCACACCACGGACAACGGCATGCTGTGCCTGGGCGGGGGCACGGGGATCGCGCCGATCAAGGCGCTCATCGAGGACGTGGCCGAGCACGGCGAGCGGCGTCCGGTCGAGGTGTTCTTCGGGGCCCGCAGTAACAGCGACCTCTACGACAAGGACACGCTGCTGGGGCTCCAGCGCTCGCATCCGTGGCTGTCGGTGCGCCCGGTGGTCGGCGACGGCCTGGCCGGACAGCTGCCGCAGGCGGTGGGTGAGCATGGGCCGTGGAGCTCGTACGACGCGTTCATCTCAGGGCCGCCCGCGATGATCCGCAACGGAGTGGACGAGCTCCTGCGGATCGGCATCCCCTGCGAGCGGATCCGGCACGACGCGGTGGAGGAGCTCGCCGGCATCGCCGGCTGA
- a CDS encoding HAD family hydrolase: MTLLHLFDLDGTLMYGSSSPVEISRQLGLSAEIAELERAFGAQKMRPHQFSVAAHALWADLTPAHVRAAFDGAPWLTGIRDVWQEIRERGDYCAVISLSPSFFVELLLEWGADAAHGSVFPAVPFTRPVEESGILTPEGKVMVADRLCAQFGVSRDDCVAYGDSVTDALLFDVVPVSVAVNARPFLAERATHVYEGRDLREAYQLVGLTRPGVDAS, encoded by the coding sequence ATGACCCTCCTGCACCTCTTCGATCTCGACGGGACGCTGATGTACGGCTCGTCCTCGCCGGTCGAAATCTCTCGGCAGCTCGGGCTGAGCGCCGAGATCGCCGAGCTGGAACGAGCCTTCGGCGCACAGAAGATGAGGCCGCACCAGTTCTCGGTGGCCGCCCATGCGCTGTGGGCCGATCTGACGCCCGCCCACGTCCGGGCGGCGTTCGACGGGGCTCCCTGGCTCACGGGGATCCGGGATGTGTGGCAGGAGATCCGGGAACGCGGGGACTACTGCGCGGTGATCTCCCTGTCTCCTTCGTTCTTCGTGGAGCTGCTGCTGGAGTGGGGTGCGGATGCCGCGCACGGCTCGGTCTTCCCGGCGGTGCCGTTCACCCGTCCCGTGGAGGAGTCCGGGATCCTCACGCCCGAGGGCAAGGTCATGGTGGCGGACCGGCTCTGCGCGCAGTTCGGTGTGAGTCGGGACGACTGCGTCGCCTACGGGGATTCGGTGACCGATGCCTTGCTCTTCGATGTGGTGCCGGTCTCGGTGGCGGTCAATGCGCGGCCTTTCCTGGCCGAGCGGGCGACTCATGTCTACGAAGGTCGGGATCTGCGAGAGGCATACCAGCTCGTGGGGCTGACGCGCCCGGGAGTTGACGCATCTTAG
- a CDS encoding GNAT family N-acetyltransferase: MTPPHITDLPIRALTVDDLRRCADLSEDRGWLREEHKWRLLLAAGSGYGVDAPDGRGLAAACVVTRYGGSHAGPELAAIGMVLVADRFARQGLGRRLMTHVCDGVLKGVPLTLHATPYGRPLYEELGFETTGRAEMLRGAFRHETAPATSGTSRIRPATAEDLPRILRLDAEVFGTDRTHMITRLPAFADRLVVAEDHSADGTLTGYAAAWPNMDTHVIGPLIAHDTATAQSLVTALATGTDRELRTDVDVRHEELLAWLKDRGLASVAFNAVMTRDIPDLPGDWTRRWAPLTVAAG; encoded by the coding sequence GTGACACCACCACACATCACCGATCTACCGATCCGAGCGCTGACCGTGGATGATCTCCGCCGCTGCGCCGACCTGTCCGAAGATCGCGGATGGCTCCGCGAGGAACACAAGTGGCGTCTGCTCCTCGCCGCAGGAAGCGGCTACGGCGTCGACGCCCCGGACGGCCGGGGACTCGCGGCCGCATGCGTGGTCACCCGCTACGGCGGGTCGCACGCCGGACCGGAGCTCGCCGCCATCGGGATGGTTCTCGTGGCCGACCGCTTCGCCCGCCAAGGTCTGGGCCGCCGTCTGATGACCCACGTCTGCGACGGCGTACTCAAGGGCGTGCCCCTCACCTTGCACGCCACTCCGTACGGACGACCCCTGTACGAGGAACTGGGCTTCGAGACGACCGGCCGCGCCGAGATGCTGAGGGGAGCCTTCCGGCACGAGACCGCCCCCGCCACAAGCGGGACCTCCCGGATCCGGCCGGCGACCGCGGAGGACCTGCCGCGCATCCTGCGCCTGGACGCCGAGGTCTTCGGCACCGACCGCACGCACATGATCACCCGGCTGCCCGCCTTCGCCGACCGGCTGGTCGTCGCCGAGGACCACTCCGCAGACGGCACACTCACCGGCTACGCGGCGGCCTGGCCCAATATGGACACCCATGTCATCGGCCCGCTGATCGCCCACGACACCGCGACCGCCCAGTCCCTGGTCACCGCGCTGGCGACCGGCACGGACCGGGAGCTTCGCACCGACGTCGATGTACGGCACGAGGAACTCCTCGCCTGGCTCAAGGACCGGGGCCTGGCCTCCGTCGCCTTCAACGCCGTCATGACGCGGGACATCCCCGACCTGCCCGGCGACTGGACCCGCCGGTGGGCGCCGCTCACCGTGGCCGCGGGCTGA
- a CDS encoding GNAT family N-acetyltransferase — protein sequence MTDTPELTIRPATEADVPAIVAMLADDPLGAARESPEDLTPYLAALKRLTGDPNQHLVVAVRADRVVGTLQLTIVPGLSRKGATRSIIEGVRVHADERGGGLGTRFIEWAVETSRAENCALVQLTSDATRTDAHRFYERLGFTASHVGFKLQL from the coding sequence ATGACCGACACTCCCGAACTGACGATCCGGCCGGCCACCGAGGCCGATGTGCCCGCCATCGTCGCCATGCTGGCCGACGACCCGCTCGGCGCCGCCCGCGAGTCCCCGGAGGACCTCACCCCGTACCTCGCGGCACTGAAGCGCCTCACCGGCGACCCGAACCAGCACCTGGTCGTCGCCGTCCGCGCCGACCGTGTCGTGGGCACCCTCCAGCTGACGATCGTCCCGGGGCTCTCCCGCAAGGGAGCCACCCGTTCGATCATCGAGGGCGTCCGTGTACACGCCGACGAACGTGGCGGCGGCCTGGGCACCCGGTTCATCGAATGGGCCGTCGAGACATCCCGTGCCGAGAACTGCGCGCTGGTGCAGCTGACTTCGGACGCCACCCGGACCGATGCCCACCGCTTCTACGAACGGCTCGGCTTCACCGCTTCGCACGTCGGGTTCAAGCTCCAGCTCTGA
- a CDS encoding winged helix DNA-binding domain-containing protein produces the protein MSLPLVTTAERRHRLGRRHRLAPSAHAATVVEAADSVVALHATDAATVFLSARARLTAGGPDMIERALYEDVSLVRLLSMRNTLFAVSAELAPHVDASTARAIAAKERRTLLKRLDEDGQGLDAAWLADAEAAALDALDAHGPSTGSQLSAAVPALRRKITISRGKKYETEQGVATRVIRLLAADGRIRRDRPRGSWTSSQYRWVHTERWPAVPATEARAEIARRWLHAYGPATEADLKWWTGWTLTEVRKALVAVGPDEVRLEDGTTALVGPGDTGREPAPEPWAALLPGLDPTGMGWADRGFHLDPAHRSALFDYAGNIGPTVWWNGEIVGGWAQRPDGEIVWRLLGNPGRAAEQAITAEAGRLATWVGEARITPRFRTPLERELVA, from the coding sequence ATGAGCCTCCCTCTCGTCACCACCGCCGAGCGACGCCACCGGCTCGGCCGGCGCCACCGCCTGGCTCCGTCGGCCCACGCCGCGACCGTCGTTGAGGCGGCGGACTCCGTCGTCGCGCTGCACGCCACCGACGCCGCGACCGTCTTCCTCTCGGCCCGTGCCCGGCTCACCGCGGGCGGCCCGGACATGATCGAGCGGGCGCTCTACGAGGACGTAAGCCTCGTGCGCCTGCTCAGCATGCGCAACACGCTCTTCGCGGTCTCCGCCGAGCTCGCCCCGCACGTGGACGCCTCCACCGCCCGCGCGATCGCCGCGAAGGAGCGCCGCACCCTTCTCAAGCGCCTCGACGAGGACGGACAGGGGCTCGACGCCGCGTGGCTCGCCGATGCCGAGGCCGCCGCACTCGACGCGCTCGACGCCCACGGCCCCTCCACGGGCAGCCAGTTGTCCGCGGCCGTACCCGCGCTGCGCCGGAAGATCACCATCAGTCGTGGCAAGAAGTACGAGACCGAGCAGGGGGTCGCCACCCGGGTCATCCGACTGCTCGCCGCCGACGGCCGGATCCGCCGTGACCGACCACGCGGCTCATGGACCTCCAGCCAGTACCGCTGGGTCCACACCGAGCGCTGGCCCGCCGTACCCGCCACCGAGGCCCGCGCCGAGATCGCGCGCCGATGGCTGCACGCCTACGGCCCCGCCACCGAGGCCGACCTCAAGTGGTGGACCGGGTGGACCCTCACGGAGGTGCGCAAGGCGCTCGTCGCCGTGGGCCCCGACGAGGTCCGTCTGGAGGACGGGACCACCGCCCTGGTCGGCCCGGGGGACACGGGGCGAGAACCGGCGCCGGAGCCGTGGGCGGCGCTGCTGCCCGGACTCGACCCCACCGGTATGGGATGGGCCGATCGCGGTTTCCACCTCGACCCCGCCCACCGGAGCGCCCTGTTCGACTACGCCGGCAACATCGGCCCCACCGTGTGGTGGAATGGCGAGATCGTCGGCGGCTGGGCGCAGCGTCCCGACGGCGAGATCGTCTGGCGGCTGCTGGGCAACCCCGGCCGGGCCGCCGAGCAGGCGATCACCGCCGAGGCCGGGCGACTCGCCACATGGGTGGGAGAGGCTCGGATCACCCCGCGCTTCCGTACGCCGCTGGAACGTGAACTCGTAGCCTGA
- a CDS encoding serine hydrolase domain-containing protein has product MDELAEDLELLPSTRRALRHRIAVAQSEGRAPSVVAAVLRGGEVVWEGSRTSVEGHGPDGDVQYRIGSITKTFTAVLVMRLRDEGLISLSDPLEKHLPGTAAGQVTIAQLLCHTSGLAAETPGEWWERTPGAQRPELGDVLGDEPFKLTPGTRHHYSNPGYTLLGSLVEAVRGRSWEEALHAEVLEPLGLERTSGQPQAPHAGGWAVHPWADVMMPEPLEDLGLMAAAGRLWSTTRDLARFAAFLLRGDERVLCAESVREMRTAASPPEPGIAEHGYGLGLQLASVGGRKLVGHSGSLPGFVAGLWLSEADDLAAVVLANCTSGLPASTVAADLVGIVADAEPRFPRPWRPFLESDHVPLELCGPWYWGTSPQVVRLTADGLLELGPVGASGRTARFRAEPDGSWTGLSGYYAGETLRAVRRADGSVSHLDLASFVFTREPYDPDAPVPGGVDPQGWRGIG; this is encoded by the coding sequence ATGGATGAGCTTGCTGAGGATCTGGAACTTCTCCCTTCCACCCGACGTGCGTTGAGGCACCGGATCGCCGTCGCGCAGAGCGAAGGGCGGGCGCCGTCCGTGGTGGCGGCCGTCCTGCGCGGCGGGGAAGTGGTCTGGGAGGGCTCCCGGACCTCGGTCGAGGGGCACGGCCCGGACGGCGACGTGCAGTACCGGATCGGGTCGATCACCAAGACGTTCACGGCGGTCCTCGTGATGCGACTGCGGGACGAGGGCCTGATCTCGCTCTCCGATCCGCTGGAGAAGCACCTGCCGGGAACCGCCGCCGGTCAGGTGACCATCGCCCAACTGCTCTGCCACACAAGTGGGTTGGCGGCGGAAACACCCGGCGAGTGGTGGGAGCGCACCCCCGGCGCGCAGCGGCCCGAGCTCGGCGACGTACTGGGGGACGAGCCCTTCAAGCTGACGCCGGGAACCAGGCACCACTACTCCAACCCCGGGTACACCCTGCTGGGTTCGCTGGTGGAGGCGGTGCGCGGACGGTCCTGGGAAGAGGCGCTGCACGCCGAGGTGCTGGAGCCGCTGGGGCTGGAGCGCACGAGCGGACAGCCGCAGGCCCCGCACGCGGGCGGCTGGGCGGTGCACCCCTGGGCCGACGTGATGATGCCCGAACCCCTGGAGGACCTCGGGCTGATGGCCGCGGCCGGCCGGCTGTGGTCCACGACCCGGGACCTGGCACGGTTCGCCGCCTTCCTGCTGCGCGGTGACGAGCGCGTCCTGTGCGCCGAGTCCGTACGGGAGATGCGTACGGCGGCCTCGCCCCCGGAGCCGGGGATCGCCGAGCACGGATACGGGCTGGGCCTGCAGCTGGCCTCCGTCGGCGGGCGCAAGCTCGTGGGGCACAGCGGATCGCTGCCCGGCTTCGTCGCGGGGCTGTGGCTGAGCGAGGCGGACGACCTGGCGGCCGTGGTGCTGGCGAACTGCACCTCGGGACTTCCGGCCTCGACGGTGGCCGCGGACCTCGTGGGGATCGTGGCGGACGCCGAACCGCGCTTCCCTCGGCCGTGGCGGCCGTTCCTGGAGTCGGACCACGTGCCGCTCGAACTGTGCGGTCCCTGGTACTGGGGGACTTCGCCCCAGGTCGTGCGCCTGACGGCGGACGGGCTGCTGGAACTGGGCCCGGTGGGCGCGAGCGGGCGCACGGCCCGCTTCCGGGCGGAGCCGGACGGCAGCTGGACCGGGCTTTCCGGCTACTACGCCGGTGAGACGCTGCGGGCGGTGCGCCGTGCCGACGGCTCGGTGAGCCATCTCGACCTGGCGTCCTTCGTGTTCACCCGGGAGCCGTACGACCCCGACGCCCCGGTGCCGGGCGGGGTGGACCCGCAGGGCTGGCGGGGCATCGGCTGA
- the dnaB gene encoding replicative DNA helicase, whose translation MDDPWADSGPGDRLPARPRRNSEGRGRGDEQHDRGREGGSWDSGGGGGFERVPPQDLDAEQSVLGGMLLSKDAIADVVEVLKGHDFYRPSHETIYQAILDLYAKGEPADPITVGAELTRRGEISKVGGASYLHTLVQSVPTAANAEYYAEIVHERAVLRRLVAAGTKITQMGYAADGDVDEIVNSAQAEIYAVTEQRTSEDYLPLGDIMEGALDEIEAIGSRSGQMSGVPTGFTDLDSLTNGLHPGQMIVIAARPAMGKSTLALDFARACSIKSNLPSVIFSLEMGRNEIAMRLLSAEARVALHHMRSGTMTDDDWTRLARRMPDVSAAPLYIDDSPNLSMMEIRAKCRRLKQRNDLSLVVIDYLQLMQSGGSRRPESRQQEVSDMSRNLKLLAKELEVPVIALSQLNRGPEQRTDKKPMVSDLRESGSIEQDADMVILLHREDAYEKESPRAGEADLIVAKHRNGPTATITVAFQGHYSRFVDMANT comes from the coding sequence ATGGACGACCCTTGGGCCGACAGCGGTCCGGGTGACCGTCTGCCCGCCCGTCCGCGCCGTAACAGCGAAGGCCGCGGCCGCGGGGACGAACAGCACGACCGGGGCCGTGAGGGCGGCTCCTGGGACTCCGGCGGTGGCGGCGGCTTCGAGCGCGTCCCGCCCCAGGACCTCGACGCCGAGCAGTCGGTGCTCGGCGGCATGCTGCTCTCCAAGGACGCCATCGCGGACGTCGTCGAGGTCCTCAAGGGACACGACTTCTACCGGCCCTCGCACGAGACGATCTACCAGGCCATCCTCGACCTGTACGCCAAGGGCGAGCCGGCCGACCCGATCACCGTCGGCGCCGAGCTGACCCGTCGCGGCGAGATCAGCAAGGTGGGCGGGGCCTCGTACCTGCACACCCTGGTCCAGTCCGTGCCGACCGCGGCGAACGCCGAGTACTACGCGGAGATCGTCCACGAGCGGGCCGTCCTGCGACGCCTCGTCGCCGCCGGTACGAAGATCACGCAGATGGGCTACGCGGCCGACGGCGACGTCGACGAGATCGTCAACAGCGCCCAGGCCGAGATCTACGCCGTCACCGAGCAGCGGACCTCCGAGGACTACCTGCCGCTCGGCGACATCATGGAGGGCGCCCTCGACGAGATCGAGGCGATCGGCTCCCGCAGCGGCCAGATGTCGGGCGTTCCCACCGGCTTCACGGACCTGGACTCGCTCACCAACGGCCTGCACCCGGGCCAGATGATCGTCATCGCCGCCCGTCCCGCCATGGGTAAGTCCACGCTCGCGCTGGACTTCGCCCGGGCCTGCTCGATCAAGAGCAACCTGCCGAGCGTGATCTTCTCCCTCGAAATGGGGCGCAACGAGATCGCCATGCGCCTGCTCTCGGCGGAGGCCCGGGTGGCGCTCCACCACATGCGCTCCGGCACGATGACGGACGACGACTGGACCCGGCTCGCCCGCCGCATGCCGGACGTCTCCGCGGCCCCGCTCTACATCGACGACTCCCCCAACCTGTCGATGATGGAGATCCGGGCCAAGTGCCGTCGGCTCAAGCAGCGCAACGACCTCTCGCTCGTGGTCATCGACTACCTCCAGCTGATGCAGTCGGGCGGCTCGCGCCGTCCCGAGAGCCGTCAGCAGGAGGTCTCGGACATGTCCCGAAACCTCAAGCTGCTGGCGAAGGAGCTGGAGGTCCCCGTGATCGCGCTCTCCCAGCTGAACCGTGGTCCGGAACAGCGCACCGACAAGAAGCCGATGGTCTCCGACCTGCGTGAATCGGGTTCTATCGAGCAGGACGCGGACATGGTGATCCTGCTGCACCGCGAGGACGCGTACGAGAAGGAGTCCCCCCGTGCGGGTGAGGCGGACCTGATCGTGGCCAAGCACCGTAACGGCCCCACGGCCACGATCACGGTGGCCTTCCAGGGCCACTACTCACGCTTCGTGGACATGGCCAACACGTAG
- a CDS encoding MATE family efflux transporter, whose translation MTQALAAPKAGRGRHDREIFALALPAFGALVAEPLFVMADSAIVGHLGTPQLAGLGIAAAVLTTAVSVFVFLAYATTAAVSRRVGAGDLQAAIRQGIDGIWLALLLGAAVVAVVLPATPALVSLFGASDTVAPYAITYLRISTLGIPAMLMVLAATGVIRGLQDTRTPLYVAIGGFALNAGLNVALVYGAGLGIAGSAWGTVIAQCAMAAAYLVVVVRGARRHGASLRPDAAGIRACAQAGAPLLVRTLSLRAILMIATAVAARLGDADIAAHQILLSLWSLLAFALDAIAIAGQAIIGRYLGAGDTDGAKDVCRRMVQWGIASGVVLGLLVALARPVFIPLFTSDPAVEAALLPALLVVALSQPVSGIVFVLDGVLMGAGDGRYLARAMLLTLAAFAPAALLVPILGGGLTALWWAMTLMMVVRMITLRLRAGSGRWLIAGATR comes from the coding sequence ATGACACAGGCCCTCGCAGCACCCAAGGCAGGGCGGGGGCGGCATGACCGAGAGATCTTCGCACTCGCTCTCCCTGCCTTCGGCGCGCTCGTCGCCGAGCCCCTCTTCGTGATGGCCGACAGCGCCATCGTGGGACACCTCGGCACCCCCCAGTTGGCCGGCCTCGGCATCGCCGCAGCGGTCCTCACCACCGCCGTGAGCGTCTTCGTCTTCCTCGCCTACGCCACCACCGCGGCCGTCTCCCGCCGCGTCGGCGCGGGAGACCTCCAGGCGGCCATCCGGCAGGGGATCGACGGCATCTGGCTCGCCCTCCTACTGGGCGCGGCCGTCGTCGCCGTGGTGCTGCCCGCCACCCCCGCATTGGTCTCGCTCTTCGGGGCCTCCGACACGGTCGCCCCGTACGCGATCACCTATCTACGGATCTCCACCCTCGGCATCCCGGCCATGCTCATGGTCCTCGCCGCCACAGGGGTCATCCGCGGCCTCCAGGACACCCGTACGCCGCTCTACGTCGCCATCGGCGGCTTCGCCCTCAACGCGGGCCTGAACGTCGCCCTGGTCTACGGTGCGGGCCTCGGCATCGCCGGCTCCGCCTGGGGCACGGTCATCGCCCAGTGCGCCATGGCCGCCGCCTACCTCGTCGTGGTCGTCCGCGGCGCCCGGCGCCACGGCGCCTCGCTGCGCCCCGACGCCGCGGGCATCCGGGCCTGCGCCCAGGCGGGCGCCCCGCTGCTGGTCCGCACCCTGTCGCTGCGCGCGATCCTGATGATCGCCACCGCCGTGGCCGCCCGGCTCGGCGACGCCGATATCGCCGCCCACCAGATCCTGCTCTCCCTGTGGAGCCTGCTCGCCTTCGCCCTGGACGCCATAGCCATCGCCGGACAGGCGATCATCGGCCGCTACCTGGGCGCGGGCGACACCGACGGCGCCAAGGACGTCTGTCGCCGCATGGTGCAGTGGGGGATCGCCTCGGGCGTCGTGCTCGGACTGCTGGTCGCCCTGGCCCGCCCGGTGTTCATCCCGCTGTTCACCAGTGATCCGGCCGTCGAGGCAGCCCTGCTGCCGGCCCTGCTCGTCGTGGCCCTCTCCCAACCCGTGTCCGGCATCGTCTTCGTGCTCGACGGGGTCCTGATGGGCGCCGGAGACGGCCGCTACCTGGCCCGGGCCATGCTCCTGACCCTGGCCGCCTTCGCCCCGGCGGCACTGCTCGTACCGATCCTCGGAGGCGGCCTGACGGCGCTCTGGTGGGCCATGACGCTGATGATGGTGGTCCGGATGATCACGCTGCGGCTGCGCGCCGGCTCGGGCCGATGGCTGATCGCGGGAGCCACCCGCTGA
- the rplI gene encoding 50S ribosomal protein L9 has protein sequence MKIILTHEVSGLGAAGDVVDVKDGYARNYLVPRGFAIRWTKGGEKDVAQIRRARKIHEIATIEQANEVKAKLEGVKVRLATRAGDAGRLFGSVTPADIATAIESSGGPKVDKRRVELGSPIKTLGSYQVSVRLHADVAANVGIEVVAA, from the coding sequence ATGAAGATCATCCTGACCCACGAGGTTTCTGGCCTCGGTGCCGCCGGCGATGTCGTCGACGTCAAGGACGGTTACGCTCGCAACTACCTGGTCCCGCGTGGTTTCGCGATCCGCTGGACCAAGGGTGGCGAGAAGGACGTGGCGCAGATCCGCCGCGCCCGCAAGATCCACGAGATCGCGACCATCGAGCAGGCCAACGAGGTCAAGGCCAAGCTCGAGGGTGTGAAGGTCCGTCTGGCCACCCGCGCGGGTGACGCCGGTCGTCTCTTCGGTTCCGTGACCCCGGCCGACATCGCCACGGCGATCGAGTCCTCGGGTGGCCCGAAGGTCGACAAGCGCCGCGTCGAGCTCGGCTCCCCGATCAAGACCCTCGGTTCGTACCAGGTCTCCGTGCGTCTGCACGCCGACGTGGCCGCGAACGTGGGCATCGAGGTCGTCGCCGCCTAA